The proteins below are encoded in one region of uncultured Eubacteriales bacterium:
- a CDS encoding putative Na+/melibiose symporter-like transporter (Evidence 3 : Function proposed based on presence of conserved amino acid motif, structural feature or limited homology), with protein MENTTAIKRLKNPNYMCVVYGVGKLLFAMMTCCELYYFSAFLTDSALLATALVASILSITSVVDFVLSFFIGVFLETIRLPWGKYRSWLLVAPPIVTVLYMLMFTRVSDNETVAAAVIIVAFILSHLIWSIGEASINSMSLVMTDDLDERARLSVWLGRGSMGNTLIFGLVATPIMSFINGLTDGKLGFAGLALVMGLLYLVGYWWLFFATRGCEETSKDRIAAKQPKQKSNLGPAIKSAFTNRHLLVTMFCIAATYCYMIGQSGSMFYYFTYSFGGTWITYMGIFVTLISCGRLVGSIFVPALLKLCKGNKQMVYIIGFFGVALFDLLPYLLNPAPTVAMVLILIGTLFGACPLAMWLGLYQDCAVYSEYKSGKDVKGFIMSLSVMPVKLGITVKSFIISAFLLGIGYSATAADTAAYPDSFRALFLLVPTVICVAAGVLHLLIYRLPETKVAEMQAAIDQRRANA; from the coding sequence ATGGAAAACACCACCGCGATCAAACGGCTGAAAAACCCCAACTATATGTGCGTCGTCTACGGCGTGGGCAAGCTCCTCTTCGCCATGATGACCTGCTGCGAGCTCTATTACTTCTCCGCCTTCCTCACCGACTCGGCCCTGCTGGCCACCGCCCTGGTCGCCAGTATCCTGAGCATCACCAGCGTCGTCGATTTCGTCCTCTCATTCTTCATCGGCGTCTTTTTGGAGACCATCAGGCTCCCTTGGGGCAAGTACCGCTCCTGGCTGCTGGTGGCGCCGCCCATCGTCACCGTGCTCTATATGCTGATGTTCACCCGGGTGAGCGACAACGAGACCGTCGCCGCGGCGGTCATCATCGTCGCCTTCATCCTCAGCCATCTGATCTGGAGCATTGGCGAGGCCTCAATCAACTCTATGTCCCTGGTCATGACCGACGACCTGGATGAGCGGGCGCGCCTCTCCGTCTGGCTGGGCCGGGGCTCCATGGGCAACACCCTCATCTTCGGCCTGGTGGCCACTCCCATTATGAGCTTTATCAACGGCCTTACCGACGGCAAGCTGGGTTTTGCCGGTCTGGCTCTGGTCATGGGTCTTTTGTACCTGGTAGGCTACTGGTGGCTCTTCTTTGCCACCCGCGGCTGTGAGGAGACCTCCAAGGACCGCATAGCCGCCAAGCAGCCCAAGCAGAAAAGCAACCTGGGCCCCGCCATCAAGAGCGCTTTCACCAACCGCCACCTGCTGGTCACCATGTTCTGCATCGCCGCTACCTACTGCTACATGATCGGCCAGTCCGGCTCCATGTTCTATTACTTCACATACAGCTTCGGCGGAACCTGGATCACCTATATGGGCATCTTCGTCACCCTCATCAGCTGCGGCCGCCTGGTTGGCTCCATTTTCGTCCCCGCCCTGCTGAAGCTGTGCAAGGGCAATAAGCAGATGGTCTACATCATCGGTTTCTTCGGCGTCGCCCTTTTCGACCTGCTGCCCTATCTGCTCAACCCGGCCCCCACCGTGGCCATGGTCCTCATCCTCATCGGCACGCTCTTCGGTGCCTGCCCGCTGGCTATGTGGCTGGGCCTCTATCAGGACTGCGCCGTCTACAGTGAGTACAAGAGCGGTAAGGACGTCAAGGGTTTCATCATGTCGCTGTCCGTCATGCCGGTCAAGCTGGGCATCACGGTGAAGAGCTTCATCATCTCCGCCTTCCTGCTGGGCATCGGCTACTCCGCCACCGCAGCCGATACCGCCGCCTACCCCGACTCCTTCCGTGCCCTCTTCCTGCTGGTGCCCACCGTCATCTGCGTGGCCGCCGGCGTGCTCCACCTGCTGATCTACCGCCTGCCCGAGACAAAGGTGGCCGAGATGCAGGCCGCTATCGACCAGCGCCGGGCCAACGCCTGA